In Candidatus Zixiibacteriota bacterium, one DNA window encodes the following:
- a CDS encoding SBBP repeat-containing protein, producing MFKPSLVFILVFLFALPLFAQTVDTVWVRGYNGPCDDYDEALAITVDGSGNIYVTGLSSGTGTSLDYCTIKYCPNGDTAWVRRYNGPGNGDDAGLDIAVDGSGNVLVTGVSLNASQSTPLIATIKYYPNGDTAWIRTYNEPGLSEPYAMAVDRQRNVYVTGLWTSSDQSWDQDCVTIKYDSLGNEVWIRKYNGANNQDGATAITVDDYGNVYITGYSIGNGTSQDYATIKYYPNGDTAWVRRYNGPGSSSDIASAIAVDGSGNVYVTGLSYGGGSNNYGYATIKYNSNGSELWVRRYDGPGNDWDEAWAIAVDGSGNVCVTGYSYGSGTSTDYATIKYYPNGDTVWVRRYNGPGNGGD from the coding sequence CTTGTCTTCCTGTTTGCTCTTCCCCTTTTCGCTCAAACTGTTGATACGGTTTGGGTAAGAGGATACAACGGTCCGTGCGACGACTATGATGAAGCTCTTGCCATAACAGTAGATGGTTCTGGCAATATCTACGTAACTGGATTGAGTAGTGGCACTGGCACGAGCCTCGACTATTGCACTATTAAGTACTGTCCGAATGGAGACACTGCCTGGGTGAGAAGATACAATGGACCAGGAAATGGCGACGATGCGGGTCTTGACATAGCGGTCGACGGGTCTGGCAATGTCTTGGTGACAGGAGTAAGTCTTAATGCCAGTCAAAGTACACCTCTTATAGCTACCATAAAGTACTATCCTAATGGAGACACTGCCTGGATAAGAACATATAATGAACCAGGTTTAAGTGAACCTTATGCGATGGCAGTAGACCGTCAACGCAATGTCTACGTGACCGGGCTGTGGACGTCCTCTGACCAGAGTTGGGACCAAGATTGTGTCACGATTAAGTATGACTCATTGGGAAACGAAGTGTGGATTAGGAAGTATAATGGAGCTAATAATCAAGACGGGGCTACTGCTATAACTGTAGATGATTACGGGAATGTCTATATTACTGGTTATAGCATAGGAAACGGAACTTCGCAGGACTACGCTACCATAAAATATTATCCAAATGGCGATACCGCCTGGGTGAGAAGATACAACGGACCTGGCAGCAGCTCTGATATTGCTTCTGCTATAGCAGTAGATGGTTCTGGCAATGTTTATGTGACAGGACTGAGTTACGGTGGTGGGTCTAACAACTATGGCTATGCCACCATAAAGTATAACTCAAATGGAAGTGAACTCTGGGTAAGAAGATACGACGGACCGGGAAACGACTGGGATGAAGCTTGGGCTATAGCAGTAGATGGTTCTGGCAATGTTTGTGTTACCGGATACAGTTACGGCAGCGGGACATCCACGGACTATGCCACCATAAAGTACTACCCCAATGGCGATACTGTCTGGGTAAGAAGATACAACGGACCTGGGAATGGCGGTGATTT